One genomic segment of Synechocystis sp. LKSZ1 includes these proteins:
- the ylqF gene encoding ribosome biogenesis GTPase YlqF yields MALIQWYPGHIAKAERELKEQLKRVDVVLEVLDARIPLASHHPQVPQWIGSKPRLLILNRMDMIPEETCQAWLAWFRGQGVEVFSANAKLGTGIKAISKAAQKAGQSVNERRQQRGMQPRAVRAVVMGFPNVGKSALINRLLGRKVVESARRAGVTRQLRWIRISDTIELLDSPGVIPLKLDNQADAVKLAICEDIGEAAYDNQRTAIALIHLLGQLGLDAILAQRYQWELAGQSAEDYLASLAEQRYQQDQERAARQLLNDFRKGLMGPLPLELPPANGEG; encoded by the coding sequence ATGGCACTTATTCAATGGTATCCCGGTCACATCGCCAAGGCAGAGCGGGAACTGAAGGAGCAACTCAAGCGCGTCGATGTGGTGCTGGAGGTGTTGGATGCAAGAATTCCCTTAGCTTCCCACCATCCCCAGGTGCCCCAGTGGATCGGCAGTAAGCCCCGTCTTTTAATTCTGAATCGCATGGACATGATCCCTGAAGAGACCTGTCAGGCCTGGTTGGCCTGGTTTAGGGGCCAGGGGGTAGAGGTTTTTAGTGCCAATGCCAAACTGGGAACTGGCATTAAGGCCATTAGTAAAGCGGCCCAAAAAGCGGGCCAGAGCGTCAATGAACGACGGCAACAACGGGGTATGCAACCCCGCGCCGTCCGCGCCGTCGTCATGGGCTTTCCCAACGTGGGAAAATCGGCCCTGATTAATCGCCTCCTGGGGCGCAAGGTGGTGGAAAGTGCCCGCCGGGCAGGGGTCACGCGACAACTGCGCTGGATTCGCATCTCGGACACCATTGAATTGCTGGATTCTCCAGGGGTAATCCCCCTCAAACTCGACAATCAGGCGGATGCGGTTAAGTTAGCTATTTGTGAAGACATCGGGGAAGCGGCCTACGACAACCAACGCACGGCCATTGCCCTGATTCATCTCCTAGGCCAATTAGGGTTAGACGCTATTTTGGCCCAACGCTATCAGTGGGAACTGGCGGGCCAAAGCGCCGAGGATTATCTGGCCAGCCTGGCTGAGCAACGCTACCAGCAAGACCAGGAACGGGCGGCCCGGCAACTGCTGAATGATTTTCGCAAGGGCCTAATGGGGCCCTTACCCCTAGAGTTACCACCGGCCAACGGGGAGGGGTGA
- the fbp gene encoding class 1 fructose-bisphosphatase: MATSFSIPEHTLDRDCTTLSRHVLQQLHSFSADAQDLSAIMNRIALAGKLIARRLSRAGLMADVLGFTGEINVQGESVKKMDVYANEVFISVFKQSGLVCRLASEEMENPYYIPENCPIGRYTLLYDPIDGSSNVDINLNVGSIFAIRQQQGDDLDGTASDLLQQNGRQQIAAGYILYGPSTLLVYSIGSGVHAFILDPSLGEFILAQENIQIPAHGPIYSTNEGNFWQWDEALRDYTRYVHRHEGYTSRYSGALVGDIHRILMQGGVFLYPGTVKNPEGKLRLLYETAPLAFLLEQAGGKASDGQTPLLDLVPSKLHQRTPLVIGSPEDVALVESFIQEHRRRAETKTEKV, encoded by the coding sequence ATGGCTACCTCCTTTTCCATCCCTGAACATACCCTAGACCGGGACTGTACTACCCTGTCTCGCCACGTCCTGCAACAACTTCATAGCTTCAGTGCGGATGCCCAAGACTTGAGCGCCATCATGAATCGCATTGCCCTGGCGGGGAAGTTGATTGCCCGTCGCCTCAGTCGGGCCGGCCTGATGGCGGATGTCCTCGGCTTTACGGGAGAGATCAATGTCCAGGGGGAATCCGTCAAAAAAATGGATGTTTACGCCAATGAGGTATTTATTTCCGTTTTTAAACAGAGTGGCCTGGTCTGTCGCCTAGCCTCGGAGGAAATGGAAAACCCCTACTACATCCCCGAGAATTGCCCCATCGGCCGCTATACCCTCCTCTACGACCCCATTGATGGTTCCTCCAATGTGGACATTAATTTAAACGTCGGCTCGATCTTTGCCATTCGTCAGCAACAGGGAGACGACCTCGACGGTACGGCTAGTGACCTACTCCAACAGAATGGGCGGCAACAGATTGCGGCGGGCTATATCCTCTACGGCCCTTCCACCCTGTTGGTCTATTCCATTGGCTCTGGGGTACATGCTTTTATCCTTGATCCCAGTCTCGGGGAATTTATTCTGGCCCAGGAAAATATTCAAATCCCGGCCCATGGCCCTATCTACAGCACCAATGAAGGCAATTTTTGGCAATGGGACGAGGCCCTGCGGGACTATACCCGCTATGTTCATCGCCACGAAGGCTATACCTCTCGTTACAGCGGTGCCCTAGTCGGAGACATCCACCGTATCTTGATGCAGGGCGGCGTGTTTTTGTACCCTGGCACGGTAAAAAATCCTGAGGGCAAATTACGTCTCCTCTACGAAACGGCCCCCTTGGCCTTTTTGTTAGAACAGGCCGGTGGAAAAGCCAGTGATGGCCAGACGCCTCTGCTGGATCTGGTTCCCAGTAAACTACATCAGCGGACACCCCTGGTCATTGGTAGTCCTGAAGATGTGGCCCTGGTGGAATCCTTTATTCAAGAGCATCGTCGCCGGGCCGAGACAAAAACAGAAAAAGTGTAA
- a CDS encoding pentapeptide repeat-containing protein, with translation MNSLQVMAGAQESLVFTNGSLIQLALPYVNLHGANLMGRDLRQANLFGANLQEANLIAASLRQANLRQSTLNRARLQRCNLSEADLTAAHGNEADFQRATFTETEAQGIYLYRSNLSQATLVQGHFQQAYAPEASFVAIEGAGLDLRWATLIQARFNYARLPGANLRGANLSRADFTGADLRGADLRGAHLQGVIFHQTCLDGVNFDD, from the coding sequence ATGAATAGCTTGCAGGTGATGGCCGGTGCCCAGGAGTCTTTAGTCTTTACCAACGGTTCCTTAATTCAATTGGCCCTGCCCTACGTCAATCTCCACGGGGCCAACTTGATGGGAAGGGATTTGCGCCAGGCCAATCTCTTCGGGGCTAACTTGCAGGAGGCCAATCTGATTGCGGCTAGTCTCCGTCAGGCCAACCTCCGCCAAAGCACGTTGAACCGGGCCCGTCTCCAGCGCTGTAACCTCAGCGAGGCGGATCTAACGGCGGCCCATGGCAATGAGGCCGATTTTCAGCGGGCCACCTTTACGGAAACCGAGGCCCAGGGCATCTATCTCTACCGGTCTAATTTGAGCCAGGCTACCCTTGTCCAGGGCCATTTTCAACAGGCCTATGCCCCCGAGGCTAGTTTTGTGGCCATTGAAGGGGCCGGCCTAGATCTGCGGTGGGCCACCTTGATTCAGGCCCGTTTCAACTATGCCCGCTTACCGGGGGCCAATCTGCGGGGGGCCAACTTGAGCCGAGCCGATTTTACGGGAGCCGACCTGCGGGGCGCTGACCTGCGGGGGGCCCATCTCCAGGGAGTCATTTTTCACCAGACCTGTCTCGATGGCGTTAATTTTGACGATTAG
- a CDS encoding Uma2 family endonuclease, producing METTILKLEPAIHLSEGQFVALCQQNPDLKFERNPQGELLIMPPTGGETGRRNALLIARLVLWNETYDLGVVFDSSTCFRLPGGGDRSPDLSWVTKARWQALTPDQQRQFPPLCPDFVLELLSPTDTLTTTQAKMQEYLAAGAQLGWLINSLAQQVEIYRPRRSPEILTRPVSLGGETVLPNFEINLQWLWPA from the coding sequence ATGGAAACGACAATTTTAAAACTGGAACCGGCTATTCACCTCAGTGAGGGCCAATTTGTCGCCCTTTGTCAGCAAAATCCTGACCTGAAGTTTGAGCGAAATCCCCAAGGAGAGCTATTGATTATGCCCCCAACCGGCGGAGAAACTGGCCGTCGCAATGCCCTCTTGATTGCGCGTTTGGTGCTGTGGAATGAAACCTATGATCTGGGGGTTGTCTTTGATTCCTCGACCTGTTTTCGGCTACCGGGGGGAGGCGACCGCTCTCCCGATCTATCCTGGGTAACGAAGGCGCGTTGGCAGGCCCTGACCCCAGACCAGCAACGTCAATTTCCGCCTCTCTGTCCTGACTTCGTTTTGGAATTATTGTCGCCTACGGATACCCTCACCACGACCCAGGCAAAAATGCAAGAATATCTGGCCGCGGGGGCCCAATTGGGGTGGTTGATTAATTCCCTGGCCCAGCAGGTTGAAATCTATCGCCCAAGACGATCGCCCGAAATCTTGACCCGACCGGTTAGCCTAGGGGGAGAAACGGTTTTACCGAATTTTGAGATTAACCTGCAATGGCTATGGCCCGCTTGA